Genomic segment of Nonomuraea helvata:
TATCCGAGCCAGGCCGAGTCCGAGCACGACTTCGTCGAGAACTCCCACGCCTCGACCGCGCTCTCCTATGCCGACGGCCTGGCCAAGGCGTTCAAGCTGCGTGGCGAGCGCGACCGCACGGTCGTCGCGGTGATCGGCGACGGCGCGCTGACCGGCGGCATGGCCTGGGAGGCGCTCAACAACATCGCCGCCGGCAAGGACCTGCCGGTCGTGATCGTGGTCAACGACAACGGCCGCTCCTACTCGCCCACGATCGGCGGCCTGGCCTCCCACCTGTCCTCCCTGCGGGTCAACCGCCGGTACGAGGACATGCTCGAGTACGTCAAGGAGAAGCTGGGGAACGTTCCCGTCCTCTACGACGCGCTCCACGGCTTCAAGAAGGGCGTCAAGGACGTCCTGGCGCCGCAGGTCATGTTCGAGGACCTCGGGCTCAAGTACGTCGGCCCCATCGACGGCCACGACGAGCAGGCCATGGAGACGGCGCTGCGCAAGGCCCGCGACTTCCGCGGGCCCGTGATCGTCCACGCGCTCACCCAGAAGGGCCGCGGCTACTCACCCGCCGAGAACCACGACGAGGACCAGTTCCACTCGCCCGGCGCCTTCGACCGGGCCACCGGCGCGGAGAAGCCCAAGGGCCGCATCTGGACCAACGTGTTCAGCGAGGAGCTCGTCCGGCTCGGCAAGGAGCGCGAGGACCTCGTCGCGATCACCGCGGCCATGCTCCACCCGACGGGCCTCAGCGCGTTCGCCGAGGCCTTCCCCGAACGCATCTACGACGTCGGCATCGCCGAGCAGCACGCGCTGACCAGCGCCGCCGGGCTGGCCCTCGGCGGCATGCACCCCGTCGTGGCCGTCTACGCCACGTTCCTCAACCGCGCCTTCGACCAGCTCCTCATGGACGTCGCCCTGCACCGGCTGCCCGTCACCGTGGTCCTCGACCGCGCGGGCGTCACGGGCGACGACGGCGCCAGCCACAACGGCATGTGGGACCTGTCGATCCTCCAGGTCGTCCCGGGGCTGCGCATCGCCGTGCCGCGCGACGGCGACCGGCTGACCGAGCTGCTGCGCGAGGCCGTGGAGGTCACCGAGGGCCCGACCGTGCTGCGCTTCCCCAAGGGCCCGGTCGCCGAACCGGTCGAGGCGGTGGGCAAGCTGGGCGAGATGGACCTGCTGCGCGCCCCCGAAGGCGAGCCCGACGTGCTGCTGGTCGGCGTCGGCCCGATGGCGCAGGCCTGCATGGACGCCGCGGTCCTGCTCGACGCCCAGGGCATCTCGGCCACCGTGGTCGACCCCCGCTGGGTCAAGCCGCTCGACGAGGCGCTCGTGCTGGCGGCGAGCGCCCACAAGCTGGTGGCCGTCGTCGAGGACAACGGCCGCGTGGGCGCCGTGGGCGACGCCGTGGCCCGGCTGCTGCGCGACGCCGACGTGGACGTGCCGGTGCGTACGTACGGGATCCCGCAGGAGTTCCTCGACCACGCCAAGCGGGCCGTGATCCTCAGCCGGGTCGGCCTGACGGGGCAGGACCTCGCCCGCCAGATCACCGAGGCCGTCGCCAAGCGCACCGCCCACGAGGAGCCCGCCCGCCACTGACCACCGTGCGGCGCTCGGTGACCAGGCGCCGCGATCGGTGGTGCGCGGCGCGCCGGTCACCCGCCGGCTCGGCGATCGGGTGGGCGGACCTGTGACGAGCGGAAAGCCGCCGCCTGCGCGTGATCAGGCATGATCGCGAAGGGTGGGGGAAGGATCACTAGTCGTGGAGATCTTTCGCACGAAGAGTGTCGAGCAGTCCATCCGCGACACCGAAGCTCCCGAGCACCAGCTGCGTAAGCGCCTGACCGCCACCGATCTGACCGTCTTCGGCATCGGGGTGATCGTCGGCACTGGGATCTTCGTGCTCACGGGACAGGTCGCCAAGACGATGGCGGGCCCGGCGGTGGCTGTCTCGTTCGTCGTGGCGGGCATCGTCTGCGGGCTCGCCGCCCTGTGCTACGCCGAGTTCGCCTCCACGATCCCGGTCGCCGGCTCGGCCTACACCTTCGCCTTCGCGACCCTCGGCGAGTTCCCGGCCTGGGTGATCGGCTGGGACCTGACGCTGGAGCTCGCGCTGGCCGCGGCGGTGGTGGCGGTCGGCTGGTCGGGCTACTTCGCCTCGATGCTCTCCTCCATCGGCGTCCACCTGCCGAACGCGATCGCGGGCGACAACCCCGTGGTGAACGTGCCCGCCATCGCCATCGTCCTCATCCTCACCCTGATCCTGGTCGTCGGGATCAAGGTGTCCTCGCGGGTCAACCTCATCCTCGTGGCCACCAAGATCGCGGTGGTGCTGCTGGTGATCGTGGCCGGGCTCTTCTTCGTCAAGGCCGCCAACTACACGCCGTTCATCCCGGAGCCGGTCCCCACGCCGCAGGTGGGCGGGCTGAAGGCGCCGCTGCTGCAGGTGCTGTTCGGCGTCACGCCCGTCGCGTTCGGCGTGCTCGGCATCTTCTCGGCCGCCGCGATCGTGTTCTTCGCGTTCATCGGCTTCGACATCGTGGCCACGGCCGCCGAGGAGACCATCAACCCGCAGCGCGACGTGCCGCGCGGCATCATCGGTTCCCTGGCCATCTGCACGGCGCTCTACGTCGCCGTCTCGCTCGTCGTCGTCGGCATGCAGCGCTACGACCGGCTGAGCGTCTCGGCGCCGCTGTCCGACGTGTTCACCTCGGTCGGCTTCGCCTGGCTGGCCACGATCATCAGCATCGGAGCCCTCGCCGGCCTGACGACGGTGGTGCTGGTGCTGCTGCTCGGGCAGACCCGGGTGCTGTTCGCGATGTGCCGCGACGGGCTGCTGCCGCGCTCCCTGTCGAAGGTCGATCCCCGCTTCGGCACGCCGGCCCGGCTGACGATCATCGTCGGGGTGGTGGCGATGGCGCTGGCCGGGTTCGTGTCGTTCGGCGAGCTGGCAGAGCTGGTCAACATCGGCACGCTCTTCGCGTTCGTGCTGGTCTCGATCGGCGTGGTCGTGCTCAGGCGCACGCGGCCCGACCTGCCGCGCGGTTTCCGCGCGCCGCTGGTGCCGGTGCTGCCGATCCTGTCGGTGCTGGCCTGCCTCTACCTCATGCTCAATCTGCCGGTGGAGACGTGGCTGAGGTTCCTGATCTGGATGGCCATCGGCGTCATCGTCTACTTCGTGTACGGCTACCGCCACAGCCGGACCGCGACCCCCTCGGTCAAGAGCGACGGCTGAGGGGCGGGCGCGAACCCGCCCCCCGGCGTCGTGTCAGAGGTCGAAGACCGCTCCTGTCGCGGCCTTCACCAGGCAGGCGTTGCCGAAGACCTTGCCCCAGCGCACCGGTTTGCCGTCCCATTGGCCCTTGGCCGCGACGGCGTGCGGCTCGGCCTCGCGGGTGCATACGGCGTCCGGCGAGACGTTGAGCTGCCCCGGGTCCCCGTTGACCTTCTCCAGCAGCTCACAGGCCGCCTGCGCGTCCGGGTGAGTGCCGCCGGCGGGCTCGCAGTGCAGCCGGACCTTCTTGGTCTCTCCGCCCTTCACCGCGACGACGAGCGTGAGGTGGTCCTTCGGCCGCGCGGCCACGGCAGGTGACGAGGTGCCCAGCATGACGAGGCCGCAGAGCGCGAGGGCGCCTAGTGCTCGGATCATGGTTACTCTCCGTTCGTAGGAACGTTACGCAACGCTACGACGGAGCCGGGTGAGGGTTAAGGAGGCCCGCCGGGCGAGCCCCCAAAAAGGATCAGACAGGCACCGAGGCGATGCCCGGAGCGAGGAAGCGCGGCCGGGCGATGCCCGTCCTGTCCAGGTACGGGGTGATCCCGCCCAGATGGAACGGCCAGCCCGCCCCGAGGATCATGCACAGGTCGATGTCCTGCGGCGCGGCGACCACGCCCTCGTCCAGCATGATCCGGATCTCGGCGGCCAGGGCCGCCAGCACGCGGTCGCGTACCTGCTCGGCGGTGGACGGCGACGTGCCGCCGGAGAAGATCGCCACCGCCTCCGGGTCGAGCGTGAAGTCGGGGCGGTACACGCCCGGCTTGCCCGCCGCGACCAGCTTGGCCATGTTCTCCGAGACGCCGAACCGGTCGGGGAAGGCCTCGTGCAGCGTCTCGGCCACGTGCAGCCCGACGGCCGGGCCGACCAGCTGCAGCAGCGCGAACGGTGTCATCGGCAGCCCGAGCCCGTCCAGCGCGTGCTCGGCCACCTCCAGCGGCGTGCCCTCGTCCACGGCCGACACGACCTCGCCCATGAAGCAGGTCAGCAGCCGGTTGACCACGAACGCGGGCGCGTCCTTGACCAGCACCGACGACTTCTTCAGCGACTTGCCCACCGCGAACGCCGTGGCCAGCGTGGCGTCGTCCGTCGCGGCGCCGCGGATGATCTCCAGCAGCGGCATGACGGCCACCGGGTTGAAGAAGTGGAACCCGACCAGCCGCTCAGGGTGCTCCAGATCGGCGCCCATCGCGGTCAGGGAGAGCGAGGAGGTGTTCGTGGCCAGCACGCACTCCGCCGAGACCACGGCCTCCACCTCGGCGAACACCTGCTTCTTGACCGCCAGGTCCTCGAACACGGCCTCGATCACGAAGTCGGCGTCGGCGAAGGCGTCCTTGGTCAGCGAGCCGGTCACCAGGGCCTTGAGCCGGTTGGCCTGGTCACTGGAGATACGGCCCTTGCCGAGGAGCTTGCCGACCTCGGCGTGCACGTACCCGACGCCCTTGTCGAGCCTGGCCTGGTCGAGGTCGGTCAGCACGACCGGCACCTCCAGGCGGCGTGCGAACAGCAGCGCCATCTGCGAGGCCATCAGCCCCGCGCCCACCACGCCGACCTTGGTGACCTTGCGGGCCAGCGACCGGTCGGGCGCGCCCGCGGGCCGCTTGGCGCGGCGCTGCACCAGGTCGAACGCGTAGAGCCCGGCCCGCAGCTCGTCACCCGTCAGCAGGTCGGCCAGCGCCTCGTCCTCGGCGGCGAAGCCCTCGTCACGGGAGGCCGTGCGGGCCTGGCCGATCAGGTCGAGCGCGCGGTAGGGGGCGGGGGAGGCGCCGCGCAGCTTCATGTCCACCAGGAAGCGCGCGTCGCCGACCGTCTTGTCCCAGTCCTCGTCGTCGTGGGCGGGCCGCTCCACGGCCACCTCGCCGTTGACCACGCGGGCGGCCCAGCGCAGCGACTCCTCCAGGAAGTCGGCGGGCTCGAACATCGCGTCCGCGACACCCAGCTCGTACGCCTCCTTGCCCTTGACCATGCGGTTCTGGGAGAGCGGGTTCTCGATGATCAGCTTGATCGCGTTCGCCGGGCCGATCAGGCGGGGGAGCAGCTGCGTGCCGCCCCAGCCGGGCACCAGGCCGAGGAAGCACTCCGGCAGCGCCACCGCGGGCACGCCGGAGGAGATCGTCCGGTATGTGCAGTGCAGCGCCACCTCGAGGCCGCCGCCCATCGCGGCGCCGTTCACGAACGCGAACGACGGGATCGGCAGCTCGCCCAGCCTGCGGAAGACGTAATGACCCAGCGCGCCGATGGCGAGGGCCTCCTCGCGCGTGGTCAGGGCGGCCGCGCCCTTGAGGTCGGCGCCGACGGCGAAGATGAACGGCTTGCCCGTCACGCCCACCGCGGCCAGGTCGGTGCGCTCGGCGATCTCCGACAGCGCGCCGTTGAGCGCGAACAGCCCGCGCGGGCCGAACGTGTTGGGCTTGGTGTGGTCGAAGCCGTTGTCCAGCGTGATCAGCGCCATCGTGCCCGCGCCGTAGGGCAGCTGCACGTCGCGCACCAGCGCCTTGGTGACGACTTCGTCGCCGCTGCGCTCGCTCAGCAGGCCCCGCCAGGTCTCGATGCTCCCAGGCCCGACTTCGTCGCTCCTGCGAGCAGAGTCGCTGTGCCTACTTGTTCGCTCGCTCATGCCAGGTTCTCCCAGATCACAGTGCCGCCCATGCCCATGCCGACGCACATGGTGGTGATGCCGTACCGCACGTCGGGACGCTCGCCGAACTGCCGCGCGAGCTGCGTCATCAGCCGCACGCCCGACGAGGCCAGCGGGTGGCCGTAGGCGATCGCGCCGCCGTACTGGTTCACGCGGGGGTCGTCGTCGGCGATGCCGAAGTGGTCGAGGAAGGCCAGCACCTGTACGGCGAACGCCTCGTTGATCTCGAACAGTCCGATCTCCGAGATGTCCAGGCCCGCCAGCCGGAGCGCCCGCTCCGTGGACGGGATCGGCCCCACCCCCATGACCTCGGGGTCCACGCCGGCGAACGCGTAGGAGACCAGCCGCATCTTCGCGCCCAGCCCCAGCTCGTCGGCCACCTCCTTGGCCGCCACGACGCACCCGGTGGCGCCGTCGTTGATGCCGGAGGAGTTGCCCGCCGTGACGTTGCCGTGCGGCCGGAACGGCGTCTTGAGCGCGCTCAGGCCCTCCAGCGTGGTGCCCGGCCGCGGCGCCTCGTCCTCGGCCGCCAGGCCCCAGCCCTGCTCGGCCGTCCTGATCGCGGTCGGCACCAGGTCGGGCTGGATCTTGCCGTCGGCGTACGCCTTGGCCGCCCGCTCCTGCGACAGCACCGCGTACGCGTCCGCCCGCCCCTTCGTGATCGCCGGGTAGCGGTCGTGCAGGTTCTCCGCCGTCATGCCCATGACCAGCGCGCTCGGGTCGACCAGCTTCTCCGACAGGAACCGCGGGTTCGGGTCGACGCCCTCGCCCATCGGGTGGCGGCCCATGTGCTCGACGCCGCCCGCGATGGCCACGTCGTACGCGCCGAACGCGATGCCGCCCGCGACCGTGGTGACCGCGGTCATCGCGCCCGCGCACATG
This window contains:
- the dxs gene encoding 1-deoxy-D-xylulose-5-phosphate synthase, translated to MLGSMKGPHDVKRLAVEELPQLAGEIRDLLVDSCARFGGHLGPNLGVVELTIAVHRVFDSPNDPVVWDTGHQAYVHKLLTGRAAGFEALKQEGGLSGYPSQAESEHDFVENSHASTALSYADGLAKAFKLRGERDRTVVAVIGDGALTGGMAWEALNNIAAGKDLPVVIVVNDNGRSYSPTIGGLASHLSSLRVNRRYEDMLEYVKEKLGNVPVLYDALHGFKKGVKDVLAPQVMFEDLGLKYVGPIDGHDEQAMETALRKARDFRGPVIVHALTQKGRGYSPAENHDEDQFHSPGAFDRATGAEKPKGRIWTNVFSEELVRLGKEREDLVAITAAMLHPTGLSAFAEAFPERIYDVGIAEQHALTSAAGLALGGMHPVVAVYATFLNRAFDQLLMDVALHRLPVTVVLDRAGVTGDDGASHNGMWDLSILQVVPGLRIAVPRDGDRLTELLREAVEVTEGPTVLRFPKGPVAEPVEAVGKLGEMDLLRAPEGEPDVLLVGVGPMAQACMDAAVLLDAQGISATVVDPRWVKPLDEALVLAASAHKLVAVVEDNGRVGAVGDAVARLLRDADVDVPVRTYGIPQEFLDHAKRAVILSRVGLTGQDLARQITEAVAKRTAHEEPARH
- a CDS encoding amino acid permease, translating into MEIFRTKSVEQSIRDTEAPEHQLRKRLTATDLTVFGIGVIVGTGIFVLTGQVAKTMAGPAVAVSFVVAGIVCGLAALCYAEFASTIPVAGSAYTFAFATLGEFPAWVIGWDLTLELALAAAVVAVGWSGYFASMLSSIGVHLPNAIAGDNPVVNVPAIAIVLILTLILVVGIKVSSRVNLILVATKIAVVLLVIVAGLFFVKAANYTPFIPEPVPTPQVGGLKAPLLQVLFGVTPVAFGVLGIFSAAAIVFFAFIGFDIVATAAEETINPQRDVPRGIIGSLAICTALYVAVSLVVVGMQRYDRLSVSAPLSDVFTSVGFAWLATIISIGALAGLTTVVLVLLLGQTRVLFAMCRDGLLPRSLSKVDPRFGTPARLTIIVGVVAMALAGFVSFGELAELVNIGTLFAFVLVSIGVVVLRRTRPDLPRGFRAPLVPVLPILSVLACLYLMLNLPVETWLRFLIWMAIGVIVYFVYGYRHSRTATPSVKSDG
- a CDS encoding SSI family serine proteinase inhibitor — translated: MIRALGALALCGLVMLGTSSPAVAARPKDHLTLVVAVKGGETKKVRLHCEPAGGTHPDAQAACELLEKVNGDPGQLNVSPDAVCTREAEPHAVAAKGQWDGKPVRWGKVFGNACLVKAATGAVFDL
- a CDS encoding 3-hydroxyacyl-CoA dehydrogenase NAD-binding domain-containing protein, with the translated sequence MSERTSRHSDSARRSDEVGPGSIETWRGLLSERSGDEVVTKALVRDVQLPYGAGTMALITLDNGFDHTKPNTFGPRGLFALNGALSEIAERTDLAAVGVTGKPFIFAVGADLKGAAALTTREEALAIGALGHYVFRRLGELPIPSFAFVNGAAMGGGLEVALHCTYRTISSGVPAVALPECFLGLVPGWGGTQLLPRLIGPANAIKLIIENPLSQNRMVKGKEAYELGVADAMFEPADFLEESLRWAARVVNGEVAVERPAHDDEDWDKTVGDARFLVDMKLRGASPAPYRALDLIGQARTASRDEGFAAEDEALADLLTGDELRAGLYAFDLVQRRAKRPAGAPDRSLARKVTKVGVVGAGLMASQMALLFARRLEVPVVLTDLDQARLDKGVGYVHAEVGKLLGKGRISSDQANRLKALVTGSLTKDAFADADFVIEAVFEDLAVKKQVFAEVEAVVSAECVLATNTSSLSLTAMGADLEHPERLVGFHFFNPVAVMPLLEIIRGAATDDATLATAFAVGKSLKKSSVLVKDAPAFVVNRLLTCFMGEVVSAVDEGTPLEVAEHALDGLGLPMTPFALLQLVGPAVGLHVAETLHEAFPDRFGVSENMAKLVAAGKPGVYRPDFTLDPEAVAIFSGGTSPSTAEQVRDRVLAALAAEIRIMLDEGVVAAPQDIDLCMILGAGWPFHLGGITPYLDRTGIARPRFLAPGIASVPV
- a CDS encoding thiolase family protein, with amino-acid sequence MFVDGVRTPFGKSGPKGLYAETRADDLVVRVIRELIRRNPHLPPERVDEVAIAATTQIGDQGLTIGRAAAVLAGLPKSVPGYAIDRMCAGAMTAVTTVAGGIAFGAYDVAIAGGVEHMGRHPMGEGVDPNPRFLSEKLVDPSALVMGMTAENLHDRYPAITKGRADAYAVLSQERAAKAYADGKIQPDLVPTAIRTAEQGWGLAAEDEAPRPGTTLEGLSALKTPFRPHGNVTAGNSSGINDGATGCVVAAKEVADELGLGAKMRLVSYAFAGVDPEVMGVGPIPSTERALRLAGLDISEIGLFEINEAFAVQVLAFLDHFGIADDDPRVNQYGGAIAYGHPLASSGVRLMTQLARQFGERPDVRYGITTMCVGMGMGGTVIWENLA